The nucleotide window CGGCGCTCCTGGACGAAGGACAAGGAAGCGGGATCGATGACGTCGCACGGAGACTGGAAAATTCCCGCCGCCGTGCAGCCCAAGGCCGGCGACTACGCCTACGACCTCGACCGGGCGCTGTCGGCGATCGTGTCGCTCTCCACGCGCATCCCGCCGGAGGCGTTCACCGCCGAGACCCTGGGCACGGAGCGCGCCGGCAACGGCGTGGTGATCCGCGACGACGGCCTCGTCCTCACCATCGGCTACCTCGTGACCGAGGCCGAGAGCGTCTGGATGACGACGCATGACGGACGCTCGGTCCCCGGCCACGTGGTCGGCTTCGACGCCGTGACCGGGTTCGGCCTCGTCCAGGCCCTGGGCGACCTGAAGCTGCCGCCGCTTCCGATCGGGCGTTCGGACAGCCTGAAGATCGGCGACAAGGCGGTGGTGGCCGGAGCCGGGGGCCGCACGCGCAGCGTCGCCGCCAAGCTGATCGCGCGCCAGGAATTCGCCGGCTACTGGGAATACGTCCTCGACGAAGCCCTGTTCACCGCGCCCTCGCATCCGCATTGGGGCGGCACGGCCCTGATCGGCCCGGCGGGCGACCTGCTCGGCATCGGCTCGCTGCAACTGCAGCAGGGCGGGACCGACGGCCCGAAGGCGATCAACCTCGTCGTGCCCATCG belongs to Methylobacterium sp. 77 and includes:
- a CDS encoding S1C family serine protease, with the translated sequence MTSHGDWKIPAAVQPKAGDYAYDLDRALSAIVSLSTRIPPEAFTAETLGTERAGNGVVIRDDGLVLTIGYLVTEAESVWMTTHDGRSVPGHVVGFDAVTGFGLVQALGDLKLPPLPIGRSDSLKIGDKAVVAGAGGRTRSVAAKLIARQEFAGYWEYVLDEALFTAPSHPHWGGTALIGPAGDLLGIGSLQLQQGGTDGPKAINLVVPIDLLPPILDDLTNRGRADRPTRPWLGLYASDSDGMVVVMGLADDGPAESADLRVGDVLSAVAGEPVEDLVGFFRQIWALGEAGVRVPLTIERDGRPIKVTVTSSDRERFLVSPQLH